The Saccharopolyspora gloriosae genome window below encodes:
- the smpB gene encoding SsrA-binding protein SmpB translates to MVQHGDRSVIATNRRARHHYTIVDTYEAGLVLVGTEVKSLRLGRASLAEAFATVDGGEVWLRNLHIAEYWHGSWTNHTPRRTRKMLLHAKEIRALNVRARETGFALVPLSMYFSDGWVKVELALARGKKNWDKRRDIAARDAEREMARGIGWQLKGRPAEKGRRRPPEDPVLRYSP, encoded by the coding sequence ATGGTCCAGCACGGGGACCGCTCGGTGATCGCGACGAATCGCCGGGCGCGGCACCACTACACGATCGTCGACACCTACGAGGCCGGACTCGTCCTGGTCGGCACCGAGGTGAAGAGCCTGCGGCTCGGCCGCGCCTCGCTGGCGGAGGCCTTCGCCACCGTCGACGGCGGGGAGGTGTGGCTGCGCAACCTGCACATCGCCGAGTACTGGCACGGCAGCTGGACCAACCACACGCCGCGCCGCACCCGCAAGATGCTGCTGCACGCCAAGGAGATCCGGGCCCTGAACGTGCGCGCCCGGGAGACCGGGTTCGCGCTGGTCCCGCTGTCGATGTACTTCAGCGACGGCTGGGTCAAGGTCGAGCTCGCGCTGGCCCGCGGCAAGAAGAACTGGGACAAGCGCCGCGACATCGCGGCCCGCGACGCCGAACGCGAGATGGCCCGCGGCATCGGCTGGCAGCTCAAGGGCCGCCCGGCCGAGAAGGGCAGGCGCAGACCCCCGGAGGACCCGGTGCTGCGCTACAGCCCGTAG
- a CDS encoding MarR family transcriptional regulator — protein MSAEEYLPALEEEMRELGRRTRLRTRELARAVHPRLDPTAYPLVVLLSKEGAMRMSAIAGALSLDKSTVSRQVDAVVRIGLAERVPDPSDARARLVVLTEDGRAKVAEQLADQARRWREALGGWNPDDVAELTRLLHRLGESDL, from the coding sequence GTGTCCGCGGAGGAGTACCTGCCAGCCCTGGAAGAGGAGATGCGCGAACTGGGGCGCCGCACGCGGTTGCGCACCCGCGAGCTCGCCCGCGCCGTGCACCCCCGGCTCGACCCGACCGCCTATCCGCTGGTCGTCCTCCTGTCGAAGGAGGGGGCGATGCGCATGTCGGCCATCGCCGGGGCGCTGTCGCTGGACAAGTCCACCGTGAGCAGGCAGGTCGACGCCGTCGTGCGGATCGGCCTCGCCGAACGGGTGCCCGACCCCAGCGACGCCCGCGCCCGCCTCGTCGTGCTCACCGAGGACGGCCGCGCGAAGGTCGCCGAGCAGCTCGCCGACCAGGCGCGGCGGTGGCGGGAAGCGCTGGGCGGCTGGAACCCCGACGACGTCGCCGAGCTCACCCGCCTCCTGCACCGCCTCGGCGAATCCGACTTGTGA
- a CDS encoding zinc-binding dehydrogenase, whose product MRAAVLNSGRVFVRDDIAEPRPGAGQVLVRVKACGICGSDLHFARHGAEMLALGRQMSGLPFQADEVDLARDVHMGHEFAAEVLEVGPDTETDLSPGELVTSFPLLLAENGPAPIVYSNTVHGGYGERMLLSAPLVLPVPNGLPAHHAALTEPMAVGLHAVNLAAPTGEGAVVLGCGPVGLAVIAALRTRGVAPIVAADFSPARRRLAGRLGAHHVVDPAAETGWAAWRRVGGDRRLVVFEAVGVPGVLNDVLRHAPAGSQVVVVGVCMGDDVINPYFAVTKQLAVRFAFGYEPAEFAESLRAIADGDVDVAPLVTARVGLDDVPWAFDALGDPEEHCKIIVEP is encoded by the coding sequence ATGCGCGCGGCGGTGCTCAACTCGGGCCGCGTGTTCGTCCGCGACGACATCGCCGAACCCCGACCGGGCGCGGGCCAGGTGTTGGTGCGGGTGAAGGCCTGCGGGATCTGCGGATCGGACCTGCACTTCGCCCGGCACGGCGCGGAAATGCTGGCGCTGGGCCGCCAGATGAGCGGACTCCCGTTCCAAGCCGACGAGGTGGACCTGGCCCGCGATGTCCACATGGGACACGAGTTCGCGGCCGAGGTGCTCGAAGTGGGGCCGGACACCGAGACCGACCTGAGCCCGGGCGAGCTCGTGACGTCCTTCCCCCTGCTGCTGGCCGAGAACGGGCCGGCGCCGATCGTGTACTCGAACACGGTGCACGGCGGCTACGGCGAGCGGATGCTGCTGTCGGCGCCACTGGTGCTCCCGGTGCCCAACGGGCTGCCCGCGCACCACGCCGCGCTCACCGAGCCGATGGCCGTCGGGCTGCACGCGGTGAACCTCGCCGCACCCACCGGCGAAGGCGCCGTCGTGCTCGGCTGCGGGCCGGTCGGTCTCGCCGTGATCGCCGCGCTGCGAACCCGAGGCGTCGCGCCGATCGTGGCCGCGGACTTCTCCCCGGCGCGACGCCGGCTCGCCGGACGTCTCGGCGCCCACCACGTCGTCGATCCCGCCGCCGAGACCGGGTGGGCCGCGTGGCGCCGGGTCGGCGGTGATCGGCGGCTCGTCGTGTTCGAGGCGGTCGGCGTGCCCGGCGTGCTCAACGACGTGCTGCGCCACGCGCCGGCCGGGTCCCAGGTCGTCGTGGTGGGCGTGTGCATGGGCGACGACGTGATCAACCCCTACTTCGCCGTCACCAAGCAGCTCGCCGTCCGGTTCGCCTTCGGCTACGAACCCGCGGAGTTCGCGGAGTCGTTGCGGGCGATCGCCGACGGGGACGTCGACGTCGCCCCGCTGGTGACCGCGCGGGTCGGGCTGGACGACGTGCCGTGGGCGTTCGACGCCCTCGGCGATCCCGAAGAACACTGCAAGATCATCGTGGAGCCGTGA
- a CDS encoding tetratricopeptide repeat protein — protein sequence MIRGWWHCRFGTLRRMSETENVRNDISGTVENALQVGVVHGDIYQSGVHQHHHHGQRLEWPCRVGVMPPRANCFQQRDLSAMLTEATGTGGTTPLSHVLAGLGGVGKTQLAAEYARQRWGDREVDLLAWITAGSREAIVSGYAAAALKVGQNTNTAERDDEEASRRFLEWLETTDRRWLLVLDDVQNPRDLNELWPPQQPTGQVLVTTRRQDSALTQLGRRIEVGLFTPAESTAYLHAKLADRSASAAGAEELAESLGFLPLALAQAAAYLNDRDLTCSAYLRRFADRRRLHELVPESESLPDAHRTTLATTWSLSVELADQLAPSGLARPLLEIAAVLDSNGIPDAVLTSPAALAYITARSGRTSPVRADDVRDAAHSLNRLSLATVDPDDPHRSVRAHALVQRATRDQLTEQHLAEVARAAADALTETWPEIEHDAGYGQILRTNTDTLRINAHDHLWNPRCHRVLFRAGASRGEAGLAAEAVNYFRHLYDHTSRLLGPDHLDALAARGDLADWQGEAGDVSGAITELSELLDDRSRVLGPDHLATLATRSNLALWRGRSGDVAGAIEEFEQLLTDRCHALGPRHPHSLTARSNLALWRGEAGDAAGAIAEYEQLLTDRTHALGHDHPDTLATRNNLAHWRGEAGDAAGAITEYEQLLTDQTEVLGPDHPRTLTARNNLANWKGRAGDVTGAISDCQLLLTAMLEVLGPDHPHTLTARSNLANWKGEAGDVTEAITEYEQLLTDRSRIQGPDHPRTLTARGNLAHWRGESGDIAGAITEYERLLADRHRLLGPDHPRTRTTRDNLAHWRGNSDAAAITEHEQLLADRSDVLRLDRPDTRT from the coding sequence GTGATTCGCGGTTGGTGGCATTGCAGGTTCGGCACACTGAGGCGCATGTCCGAGACGGAGAACGTCCGCAACGACATCAGCGGCACTGTCGAGAACGCCCTCCAGGTCGGAGTCGTCCACGGCGACATCTACCAGAGCGGAGTGCATCAGCATCACCATCACGGTCAGCGGCTGGAATGGCCGTGCCGGGTCGGGGTGATGCCACCGCGCGCGAACTGCTTCCAGCAACGCGATCTCAGCGCCATGCTGACCGAAGCCACGGGCACGGGCGGCACCACCCCGCTGAGCCACGTCCTCGCAGGGCTCGGCGGTGTGGGCAAGACCCAGCTCGCGGCCGAATACGCTCGACAGCGCTGGGGCGACCGCGAGGTCGATCTGCTGGCGTGGATCACTGCGGGCTCACGTGAGGCGATCGTGTCGGGCTATGCCGCCGCCGCGCTCAAAGTCGGGCAGAACACCAACACCGCGGAGCGCGACGATGAGGAAGCGAGCAGGCGCTTCCTGGAATGGCTGGAAACGACCGACCGCCGGTGGCTGCTCGTCCTGGACGACGTCCAGAACCCGCGGGACCTCAACGAGCTGTGGCCACCGCAGCAGCCGACCGGGCAAGTGCTCGTGACCACCCGTCGTCAGGACTCCGCCCTCACGCAGCTCGGACGGCGCATCGAAGTCGGCTTGTTCACCCCGGCTGAATCGACCGCCTACCTGCACGCGAAGCTCGCCGACCGGTCGGCTTCCGCCGCAGGAGCCGAAGAACTGGCCGAATCGCTCGGGTTTCTTCCGCTGGCGTTGGCCCAGGCCGCCGCCTACCTCAACGATCGGGATCTGACCTGCTCGGCATACCTGCGGCGATTCGCCGATCGGCGCCGCCTGCACGAGTTGGTGCCCGAGTCTGAAAGCCTGCCGGACGCGCACCGCACCACCCTCGCGACCACGTGGTCGTTGTCCGTGGAGCTCGCCGACCAGCTCGCGCCGTCCGGACTGGCACGTCCGCTGCTGGAAATCGCCGCCGTGCTCGACTCCAACGGCATCCCCGACGCCGTACTGACCTCTCCCGCTGCGTTGGCCTACATCACCGCGAGGTCCGGCCGGACGAGTCCGGTGCGGGCCGACGACGTGCGGGACGCAGCGCATTCCTTGAACCGCCTGAGCCTGGCCACCGTCGATCCCGACGACCCGCACCGCAGCGTGCGGGCGCACGCCCTCGTCCAACGCGCCACCCGCGACCAGCTCACCGAACAGCACCTCGCGGAAGTGGCCCGCGCCGCGGCCGACGCGCTCACCGAGACGTGGCCGGAGATCGAGCACGACGCCGGATACGGGCAGATCCTGCGGACCAACACCGACACGTTGCGCATCAACGCCCACGACCACCTCTGGAATCCTCGCTGCCATCGGGTGCTCTTCCGCGCGGGCGCGAGCAGGGGCGAGGCCGGACTCGCCGCCGAAGCCGTCAACTACTTCCGCCACCTCTACGACCACACCAGCCGACTCCTCGGCCCCGACCACCTCGACGCCCTGGCCGCGCGTGGCGACCTGGCCGATTGGCAGGGCGAGGCCGGAGACGTCAGCGGTGCGATCACCGAGTTGAGCGAGCTGCTCGACGATCGATCTCGCGTGCTCGGCCCCGACCACCTCGCCACCCTGGCCACCCGGAGCAACCTGGCCCTGTGGCGAGGCAGATCGGGAGATGTCGCCGGGGCGATCGAGGAATTCGAGCAACTGCTCACCGACCGGTGCCACGCACTGGGGCCCAGGCACCCCCACTCGTTGACCGCACGCAGCAACCTGGCGCTCTGGCGCGGCGAGGCCGGGGATGCCGCCGGAGCGATCGCCGAATACGAGCAACTGCTCACCGACCGGACCCACGCGCTAGGGCACGACCATCCGGACACCCTGGCCACCCGCAACAACCTGGCGCATTGGCGAGGCGAGGCAGGCGACGCCGCCGGGGCGATCACCGAATACGAGCAACTGCTCACCGACCAGACCGAGGTCTTGGGGCCCGATCACCCCCGTACGCTGACCGCACGCAACAACCTGGCCAACTGGAAGGGCCGTGCAGGAGACGTCACCGGGGCGATCAGTGACTGCCAGCTGCTGCTCACCGCGATGCTCGAAGTGCTGGGCCCCGACCATCCCCACACCCTGACCGCACGCAGCAACCTGGCGAACTGGAAGGGCGAGGCCGGCGACGTCACCGAGGCCATCACCGAATACGAACAACTGCTCACCGACCGGTCCCGCATACAGGGGCCCGACCATCCCCGCACCCTGACCGCACGAGGCAATTTGGCCCATTGGCGAGGCGAATCGGGAGACATCGCCGGAGCCATCACCGAATACGAACGGCTCCTCGCCGACCGCCACCGCCTGCTCGGCCCCGACCATCCACGCACCCGGACCACCCGCGACAACCTCGCCCATTGGCGCGGGAACTCGGATGCCGCAGCGATCACCGAGCACGAGCAGCTGCTCGCCGACCGATCCGACGTTCTGCGCCTCGACCGCCCCGACACACGAACCTGA
- a CDS encoding YwqJ-related putative deaminase yields the protein MRGLQPGRQGGRLMRAQDWEPAGSSRSRSPRAPSSAVGQMQVHPAAPLTQHEILHLQRTVGNACVAHLLEAQRRQPDSCEHGIEHGRSVQRVVPMKLKVLSSMENLEKDPGMHDQVFSERERMQSLSSPKQPRHPVGFDQETQEYHFDQETEVRRDDRYGAVPAYTQHSGALIGQDGQQASRVPGNAALQSGNFQHVTGRNSHSLTGAPESGNHPLRADDGGLTTASYMNAQNLMHDFGGKNRPGMGSALLIGDHVIPHSSMKWKSGDPNLHGVVRQVMDNAPENLRSRPQHGKCAEVGAISDYLHNNDRRNTWTVEEAKRHFERVGAATTAHRPGKKSGEPAGKPADACPSCQYLTGKLGISWYTREVWEAV from the coding sequence ATGCGCGGCCTGCAGCCGGGCCGCCAGGGAGGCCGCCTCATGCGTGCGCAGGACTGGGAACCAGCCGGCTCGTCTCGATCACGGTCACCGCGGGCACCTTCCTCGGCCGTCGGCCAGATGCAGGTCCACCCGGCCGCTCCCCTGACCCAGCACGAGATCCTGCACCTGCAGCGCACCGTCGGCAACGCTTGTGTGGCCCACCTGCTCGAAGCCCAGCGACGACAACCAGATTCGTGTGAGCACGGGATCGAACACGGTCGGTCGGTCCAGCGTGTGGTACCCATGAAGTTGAAGGTCCTCTCCTCCATGGAGAACCTCGAAAAGGACCCCGGTATGCATGACCAGGTGTTCAGCGAGCGCGAGCGGATGCAGTCACTGAGCTCGCCCAAACAGCCTCGGCACCCGGTCGGGTTCGATCAGGAGACACAGGAGTACCACTTCGATCAGGAAACCGAGGTCCGACGCGACGATCGGTATGGGGCAGTCCCGGCATACACGCAGCATTCCGGGGCGCTCATCGGGCAGGACGGCCAGCAAGCATCCCGTGTACCCGGCAACGCGGCGCTGCAATCCGGGAATTTCCAGCACGTCACCGGGAGGAATTCGCACAGCCTCACCGGGGCCCCTGAGTCGGGAAACCACCCGCTCCGAGCTGATGACGGCGGCCTGACCACCGCTTCGTACATGAACGCGCAGAACCTGATGCATGATTTCGGTGGGAAGAACCGGCCGGGTATGGGAAGTGCCCTGCTGATCGGCGATCATGTGATCCCGCACAGCAGTATGAAGTGGAAGAGCGGGGACCCTAACCTGCACGGCGTCGTGCGGCAGGTCATGGACAACGCGCCTGAGAACCTGCGTAGTCGGCCACAGCACGGCAAGTGCGCCGAGGTCGGCGCAATCTCGGACTATCTGCACAACAACGACCGACGGAACACCTGGACGGTCGAGGAGGCCAAGCGCCACTTCGAACGGGTCGGAGCGGCGACGACGGCGCACAGGCCGGGCAAGAAGAGCGGTGAGCCGGCAGGCAAGCCCGCCGACGCCTGCCCCAGTTGCCAGTACTTGACCGGGAAACTGGGCATCTCTTGGTACACCCGCGAGGTGTGGGAGGCCGTGTAA
- a CDS encoding LLM class flavin-dependent oxidoreductase, which translates to MNFGVFYAPFHPTGQDPTLALEYDLRRVEALDEYGFDEAWFGEHHSGGYEIIGSPEIFIAAAAQRTLHIKLGTGVVSLPYHHPWLLADRLVLLDHLTRGRLIFGAGPGALPTDAAILGIDPVEQRRMMAESLEAILALFTEDGPVTRRTDWFEMNEARLQLRPYSWPHPEVAVAAMVSPSGPRLAGLHGASLLSLSMSALADGFAAIGRAWGVVEEEAAKAGRPAPDRASWRVLGAMHLAETKEQAIADCAYGLPEFGAYFGGGAGFVPLAQQVDGEPRSRHEYAAAYAESDSVVIGTPDDAIAHIEMLLDQSGGFGTFLMLGHDWASPERTLNSYRLFAQYVLPHFKGRLSAPRASHEWATGKREELFGRAGEAIGNAIKSHAAEQERS; encoded by the coding sequence ATGAACTTCGGCGTTTTCTACGCCCCCTTCCACCCGACCGGCCAAGACCCGACGCTGGCCCTGGAGTACGACCTGCGGCGCGTCGAAGCGCTCGACGAGTACGGGTTCGACGAGGCGTGGTTCGGCGAACACCACTCCGGCGGCTACGAGATCATCGGCTCCCCGGAGATCTTCATCGCCGCCGCCGCGCAGCGCACCCTGCACATCAAGCTCGGCACCGGTGTGGTGTCGCTGCCGTACCACCACCCGTGGCTGTTGGCGGACCGGCTGGTGCTGCTGGACCACCTCACCCGCGGTCGGCTCATCTTCGGTGCCGGGCCCGGCGCGCTGCCCACCGACGCCGCCATCCTCGGCATCGACCCCGTCGAGCAGCGCCGCATGATGGCCGAGTCGCTGGAGGCGATCCTCGCGCTGTTCACCGAGGACGGGCCGGTCACCCGCCGCACCGACTGGTTCGAGATGAACGAGGCGCGGCTCCAGCTGCGCCCGTACTCGTGGCCGCATCCGGAGGTCGCGGTGGCGGCGATGGTCTCGCCGTCCGGGCCGCGGCTGGCCGGGCTGCACGGCGCCTCGCTGTTGTCGCTGTCGATGTCCGCGCTCGCCGACGGGTTCGCCGCGATCGGGCGAGCCTGGGGCGTCGTCGAGGAGGAGGCGGCGAAGGCCGGTCGTCCCGCGCCGGACCGGGCGAGCTGGCGAGTCCTGGGAGCGATGCACTTGGCCGAGACCAAGGAGCAGGCCATCGCGGACTGCGCCTACGGATTGCCGGAGTTCGGCGCGTACTTCGGCGGCGGCGCCGGGTTCGTGCCGCTGGCCCAGCAGGTCGACGGCGAGCCGCGGTCCCGTCACGAGTACGCGGCGGCCTACGCGGAATCCGACAGCGTGGTGATCGGCACGCCGGACGACGCCATCGCGCACATCGAGATGCTGCTCGATCAGTCCGGCGGCTTCGGCACGTTCCTGATGCTGGGCCACGACTGGGCGAGCCCCGAGCGCACGCTCAACTCGTACCGGCTGTTCGCTCAGTACGTCCTGCCGCACTTCAAGGGCAGGCTGAGCGCGCCGCGGGCCTCGCACGAGTGGGCCACCGGCAAGCGTGAGGAACTGTTCGGCCGGGCGGGCGAGGCGATCGGCAACGCCATCAAGTCGCACGCCGCCGAGCAGGAGCGCTCCTGA
- a CDS encoding TetR/AcrR family transcriptional regulator, with product MSTTDEPGKPGRWAGKPPADRVAERRALLLDAALDLLGTEGWTGTSVRAVCQHARLNPRYFYESFPDLNALVIALYDRLIDDLHTEVRAAAEAAGNEPHERVRAVVDSTTRFVAEDHRRARVLYVEALGNEALNRRRIETGHLIARYVEADATRGAPGDPVVGITAAVLVGGFSELLMSWLDGRVPVTRDHLVDDATALFTSLGDTAARIVGERG from the coding sequence TTGTCCACCACCGATGAACCCGGCAAACCCGGCCGCTGGGCCGGAAAACCGCCCGCGGACCGAGTCGCGGAGCGGCGAGCGCTGCTGCTCGACGCCGCCCTCGACCTGCTCGGCACCGAAGGCTGGACCGGTACCTCGGTGCGCGCGGTCTGCCAGCACGCCCGGCTGAACCCGCGCTACTTCTACGAGAGCTTCCCCGACCTCAACGCCCTGGTCATCGCCCTCTACGACCGCCTCATCGACGACCTGCACACCGAAGTCCGCGCCGCCGCCGAAGCCGCCGGGAACGAACCGCACGAGCGGGTCCGCGCCGTCGTCGACTCCACGACCCGCTTCGTCGCCGAAGACCACCGCCGCGCCCGCGTCCTCTACGTGGAAGCGCTCGGCAACGAGGCCCTCAACCGCCGCCGCATCGAAACCGGCCACCTCATCGCCCGCTACGTCGAAGCCGACGCCACACGCGGCGCCCCCGGAGACCCCGTCGTCGGCATCACCGCCGCCGTCCTCGTCGGCGGCTTCAGCGAACTCCTCATGAGCTGGCTCGACGGCCGCGTCCCCGTCACCCGCGACCACCTCGTGGACGACGCCACAGCCCTGTTCACCAGCCTCGGCGACACGGCGGCGAGGATCGTCGGCGAGCGGGGTTGA
- a CDS encoding alpha/beta fold hydrolase — MPERTVAVNGVELHVVEEGAGPPVIFAHGFPELAYSWRHQLPAIAAAGYRAVAPDQRGYGRSGKPEDIAAYDIRHLADDLIALLDDLGEQRAVFVGHDWGSMVVWQTALLHPERVAGVCGMSVPFSPRPPRPPTELWREAFRGKFFYILHFQEPGVADAELAADPASTMRRLLSGVRVEPGAESGMVSAADGRGFIERSPEPAGLPAWLSQAELDHYAAEFARTGFTGGLNWYRNFDRNWEITPELAGAKVRVPSAFIGGALDPVLVGAPPSTQDGWLTRHQGDVLVPDAGHWVQQEKPDEVNAALLAFLDFVAEQERA, encoded by the coding sequence ATGCCTGAGCGCACCGTCGCCGTCAACGGCGTCGAGCTGCACGTCGTGGAGGAGGGAGCCGGCCCGCCGGTGATCTTCGCGCACGGCTTCCCGGAACTCGCCTACTCGTGGCGCCACCAGCTGCCCGCCATCGCCGCCGCCGGATACCGCGCGGTGGCGCCGGACCAGCGCGGATACGGCCGCTCCGGCAAGCCGGAGGACATCGCCGCCTACGACATCCGGCACCTCGCCGACGACCTCATCGCGCTGCTCGACGACCTCGGGGAGCAGCGGGCCGTGTTCGTCGGCCACGACTGGGGATCGATGGTGGTGTGGCAGACGGCGCTGCTGCACCCGGAGCGCGTCGCCGGGGTGTGCGGCATGAGCGTGCCGTTCTCGCCGCGACCGCCGCGCCCGCCGACCGAACTGTGGCGGGAGGCGTTCCGGGGCAAGTTCTTCTACATCCTGCACTTCCAGGAACCCGGCGTGGCCGACGCCGAGTTGGCCGCCGACCCGGCGAGCACGATGCGCAGGCTGCTCTCCGGCGTCCGCGTCGAGCCGGGCGCGGAAAGCGGGATGGTATCCGCGGCCGACGGGCGCGGGTTCATCGAGCGCTCCCCGGAACCCGCCGGGCTGCCCGCCTGGTTGAGTCAGGCCGAACTGGACCACTACGCGGCGGAGTTCGCCCGCACCGGGTTCACCGGAGGCCTGAACTGGTACCGCAACTTCGACCGCAACTGGGAGATCACTCCCGAGCTGGCGGGAGCGAAGGTGCGGGTGCCGAGCGCGTTCATCGGCGGCGCGCTCGATCCGGTGCTCGTCGGCGCACCACCGTCTACTCAGGACGGATGGCTCACCCGGCATCAGGGCGACGTGCTGGTGCCGGACGCGGGGCACTGGGTGCAGCAGGAGAAGCCGGATGAGGTGAACGCGGCGCTGCTGGCGTTCCTCGACTTCGTCGCAGAGCAGGAGCGCGCGTGA
- a CDS encoding acyl-CoA dehydrogenase family protein — translation MTNWTALATDLAAEFAERAAEIDRTGRFPVENLERLRETGYLTIAVPAEFGGGGADLATVAECQRILAGGCASTALAANMHVFGLGSAAESWAAGDPATEPIFRLAAGGTIVGGSLTDAATGLNVRTSSTPAKRTDGGYVISGRKSFCSLAPVLGFFWGTAADTETGELLLFGLRRDAPGLDFVDTWDTMAMRGTGSWDVKFDDVFVPDAAVQRGRKPSDPAVWDEVQERGFAWFAFTVASIYLGVARAAARFAYDYVTNRTVTGASLPMARQPAQVFNASRIELLLRPAEALVSDGLRRRAAGEVLAPADLNTLKYVAVNAADEAVDQCVRMVGGHGIFRKLPLERFYRDVRAGQFHPPNNDVALETIGKSALGIDPLAEPRWPTD, via the coding sequence ATGACGAACTGGACCGCGCTCGCCACCGACCTGGCGGCGGAATTCGCCGAACGGGCGGCCGAGATCGACCGCACCGGCCGATTTCCGGTCGAGAACCTGGAGCGCCTGCGGGAGACCGGATACCTGACCATCGCGGTGCCCGCGGAGTTCGGCGGTGGCGGCGCGGACCTCGCCACCGTCGCCGAATGCCAGCGGATCCTCGCGGGCGGCTGCGCCTCGACGGCGCTGGCCGCGAACATGCACGTGTTCGGCCTGGGCTCGGCCGCGGAGAGCTGGGCCGCCGGTGATCCCGCCACCGAACCGATCTTCCGGCTCGCCGCGGGCGGCACCATCGTCGGCGGGAGCCTCACCGACGCCGCCACCGGCCTCAACGTGCGCACCTCGTCGACCCCGGCGAAGCGCACCGACGGCGGCTACGTCATCAGCGGGCGCAAATCGTTCTGCTCGCTGGCGCCGGTGCTCGGCTTCTTCTGGGGGACGGCCGCCGACACCGAGACCGGTGAGCTGCTGCTGTTCGGGCTGCGGCGCGACGCTCCGGGCCTGGACTTCGTGGACACCTGGGACACGATGGCGATGCGCGGCACCGGTTCGTGGGACGTCAAGTTCGACGACGTGTTCGTGCCCGACGCCGCCGTGCAGCGCGGTCGCAAGCCCAGCGACCCGGCGGTGTGGGACGAGGTGCAGGAACGGGGATTCGCCTGGTTCGCGTTCACCGTCGCGTCGATCTACCTGGGCGTGGCGCGGGCCGCGGCGCGGTTCGCCTACGACTACGTCACGAACCGGACCGTCACCGGGGCGAGCCTGCCGATGGCGCGCCAGCCCGCCCAGGTGTTCAACGCCAGCCGGATCGAACTGCTGCTGCGACCGGCGGAGGCCCTGGTCTCCGACGGGCTGCGCAGGCGCGCGGCGGGCGAGGTGCTGGCGCCCGCCGACCTCAACACCCTCAAGTACGTGGCCGTGAACGCCGCGGACGAGGCGGTGGACCAGTGCGTGCGGATGGTCGGCGGGCACGGCATCTTCCGGAAGCTGCCGCTGGAGCGGTTCTACCGCGACGTGCGGGCCGGGCAGTTCCACCCGCCGAACAACGACGTGGCGCTGGAGACGATCGGCAAGAGCGCGCTCGGCATCGACCCGCTCGCCGAACCCCGCTGGCCTACGGACTGA